One Sinobacterium norvegicum genomic window carries:
- the atpA gene encoding F0F1 ATP synthase subunit alpha codes for MQQLNPSEISEIIKSRIDSLDVKSEAQNEGTIVSVSDGIIRIHGLADVMYGEMIEFEGGVFGMALNLERDSVGAIVLGDYQDLQEGQTCKCTGRILEVPVGPELQGRVVDTLGNPIDGKGPVDTKLTAPVEKIAPGVIERKSVDEPVQTGYKSVDSMVPIGRGQRELIIGDRQTGKTALAIDAIINQKGTGVKCVYVAIGQKQSTIANVVRKLEEHGAMEHTIIVAAGASDPAAMLYLAPFAGCAMGEYYRDRGEDALIVYDDLTKQAWAYRQISLLLKRPPGREAYPGDVFYLHSRLLERASRVNAEYVEKFTNGEVKGQTGSLTALPIIETQAGDVSAFVPTNVISITDGQIFLEESLFNAGIRPAMNAGISVSRVGGAAQTKIIKKLGGGIRLALASYRELQAFAQFASDLDDVTRAQLEHGTAVTELMKQKQYEPQSLADMGVILYAANEGFLNGLEVTKIGDFEAALLSYMRSEHADLMSKIDETGAYSDDIAATFKSALEKFKNTQTW; via the coding sequence ATGCAGCAATTGAATCCTTCTGAAATCAGCGAAATTATTAAATCTCGCATCGACAGCCTCGATGTGAAATCAGAAGCCCAGAATGAGGGCACTATCGTCAGCGTATCTGACGGTATTATTCGTATACACGGCCTCGCTGACGTGATGTACGGTGAAATGATTGAGTTTGAAGGTGGTGTCTTTGGTATGGCACTTAACCTCGAGCGCGATTCTGTCGGTGCAATCGTTCTTGGTGATTACCAAGACTTGCAGGAAGGTCAGACTTGTAAATGTACAGGTCGTATCTTAGAAGTCCCCGTCGGTCCTGAACTACAAGGCCGTGTGGTTGACACGCTGGGTAACCCAATCGATGGCAAGGGACCAGTAGACACTAAGTTGACTGCTCCTGTTGAAAAAATCGCCCCTGGCGTTATCGAACGTAAGTCAGTAGATGAGCCAGTTCAGACTGGTTATAAGTCTGTTGACTCTATGGTGCCAATCGGCCGTGGTCAGCGTGAGCTAATCATCGGTGACCGTCAAACTGGTAAGACTGCATTGGCTATCGATGCAATCATCAACCAGAAAGGCACAGGCGTAAAGTGCGTCTATGTTGCCATCGGTCAGAAGCAGTCAACTATTGCCAACGTTGTTCGTAAGCTAGAAGAACACGGTGCAATGGAGCACACCATCATTGTTGCCGCTGGCGCATCCGATCCAGCAGCAATGCTGTATTTGGCTCCGTTTGCCGGTTGTGCAATGGGTGAGTATTACCGTGACCGCGGTGAAGATGCACTGATTGTCTATGATGATTTGACCAAGCAGGCTTGGGCATATCGTCAGATTTCCTTGCTTCTTAAGCGTCCACCAGGACGTGAAGCATACCCTGGTGATGTTTTCTATCTACACTCGCGTCTACTTGAGCGCGCCTCACGTGTAAACGCTGAGTACGTAGAGAAGTTCACCAACGGTGAAGTAAAAGGCCAAACTGGTTCTTTGACTGCACTACCAATTATCGAAACTCAAGCGGGTGACGTTTCAGCTTTCGTACCGACCAACGTAATCTCGATTACCGATGGTCAGATCTTCTTGGAAGAGAGCTTGTTTAACGCCGGTATTCGTCCAGCGATGAACGCAGGTATCTCTGTATCTCGAGTCGGTGGTGCCGCTCAGACCAAGATCATCAAGAAGTTGGGCGGTGGTATCCGTCTAGCCTTGGCTTCCTACCGTGAACTTCAGGCTTTCGCCCAGTTCGCCTCGGATCTCGATGATGTAACACGTGCCCAGCTAGAACACGGTACAGCGGTTACTGAATTGATGAAGCAAAAGCAGTATGAGCCACAGTCGCTGGCCGACATGGGTGTCATTCTGTATGCAGCCAACGAAGGTTTCCTCAATGGTTTAGAAGTTACCAAAATTGGTGATTTCGAAGCAGCATTGTTGTCATACATGCGTTCAGAGCACGCCGATCTTATGTCTAAGATCGACGAAACTGGTGCATACAGTGACGACATCGCAGCCACGTTTAAGTCTGCTCTTGAGAAATTCAAGAACACACAAACCTGGTAA
- the atpG gene encoding F0F1 ATP synthase subunit gamma: MAGAKEIRTQIASIQSTQKITSAMEMVAASKMKRAQDRMAVGKPYATRIRAVVGHIANSTPEYQHTFMTERDVKRVGYIVVSSDRGLCGGLNINLFKQTMASMKSFADQNVEIDLCVIGSKAQAFFNSYGGNVVASVKDLGDAPKAGDLIGAVKVMLDAFSEGTIDKLFVVSNKFVNTMTQTPEVEQLLPLQASDEDAYQHLWDYIYEPDAKELLDGLLTRYLESQVYQGIVENLACEQAARMIAMKAATDNAGDIIDDLQLVYNKARQTAITQELSEIVSGAAAV, encoded by the coding sequence ATGGCTGGCGCAAAAGAGATACGTACTCAGATAGCGAGCATCCAGAGCACTCAGAAAATTACCAGCGCGATGGAAATGGTCGCTGCGAGTAAGATGAAGAGAGCTCAGGATCGTATGGCGGTAGGTAAGCCGTACGCCACTCGTATTCGTGCTGTGGTTGGGCATATTGCCAACTCCACACCTGAGTACCAGCACACTTTTATGACCGAGCGTGATGTAAAGCGAGTCGGATACATTGTTGTATCTTCCGACCGTGGCCTATGTGGTGGTCTGAACATTAACCTGTTCAAGCAAACAATGGCTTCTATGAAGTCGTTCGCTGATCAGAATGTTGAGATTGACCTCTGCGTAATCGGTTCAAAGGCTCAGGCCTTTTTTAACAGCTACGGCGGCAACGTTGTTGCCTCAGTCAAAGACCTCGGTGATGCACCGAAGGCCGGTGACTTAATCGGCGCTGTGAAAGTGATGTTGGACGCCTTCAGCGAAGGCACGATTGACAAACTTTTTGTGGTTTCTAACAAGTTTGTTAACACCATGACCCAGACTCCAGAAGTTGAGCAGTTACTGCCGCTTCAGGCGAGTGATGAAGATGCATATCAACATCTCTGGGATTACATTTATGAGCCCGATGCAAAAGAGCTCCTAGATGGGTTGTTAACTCGCTACCTAGAGTCACAGGTGTACCAAGGTATTGTTGAAAACCTAGCCTGTGAACAGGCGGCACGGATGATTGCGATGAAGGCGGCGACCGATAATGCCGGCGACATCATCGATGACTTGCAGTTGGTTTACAACAAGGCTCGTCAGACAGCAATCACCCAAGAGTTGTCAGAAATCGTTAGTGGTGCGGCGGCTGTATAG
- the atpD gene encoding F0F1 ATP synthase subunit beta, with translation MSNGHIVQVIGAVIDVEFPRDSVPKVYDALTVTEANLVLEVQQQMGDGVVRAIAMGSSEGVKRGLEVSNTGNPVQVPVGQETLGRIMDVLGNPIDECGPIGEQERASIHRKAPSYAEQASSNELLETGIKVIDLVCPFAKGGKVGLFGGAGVGKTVNMMELINNIAKAHSGLSVFAGVGERTREGNDFYYEMEESGVVDLKEPTNSKVAMVYGQMNEPPGNRLRVALTGLTMAEKFRDEGRDVLLFVDNIYRYTLAGTEVSALLGRMPSAVGYQPTLAEEMGVLQERITSTKVGSITSIQAVYVPADDMTDPSPATTFSHLDATVSLSRDIASKGIYPAIDPLASTSRQLDPLVIGQEHYDVARGVQSILQRYKELKDIIAILGMDELSEEDKQAVNRARKIEKFMSQAFHVAEVFTGSPGKYVALKDTIAGFKAILAGDYDHLPEQAFYMVGTIEEAAEKAKTF, from the coding sequence ATGAGTAACGGACATATCGTACAAGTAATTGGTGCGGTTATCGACGTTGAGTTCCCTCGCGATTCTGTACCCAAGGTATATGATGCCTTGACAGTAACCGAAGCTAATTTGGTTCTGGAAGTACAGCAGCAGATGGGTGACGGCGTCGTACGCGCAATTGCCATGGGTTCTTCTGAGGGCGTTAAACGCGGCTTAGAAGTATCTAATACAGGCAATCCAGTCCAGGTACCAGTGGGGCAAGAAACTCTTGGCCGTATCATGGACGTACTGGGTAACCCTATTGATGAATGTGGCCCAATCGGCGAACAAGAGCGAGCCTCTATTCACCGTAAAGCACCTTCTTACGCAGAGCAGGCAAGTTCTAACGAATTGCTTGAAACTGGTATCAAGGTTATCGACCTAGTATGCCCGTTCGCTAAGGGTGGTAAGGTTGGTCTGTTCGGTGGTGCCGGTGTTGGTAAAACCGTCAACATGATGGAGTTGATCAACAACATTGCGAAGGCACACTCAGGTTTGTCTGTATTCGCCGGTGTTGGTGAGCGTACTCGTGAAGGTAACGATTTCTACTACGAGATGGAAGAATCAGGTGTTGTTGACCTGAAAGAGCCGACTAACTCGAAAGTAGCAATGGTTTACGGTCAGATGAACGAGCCACCAGGAAACCGCTTACGGGTTGCCCTGACTGGTTTGACCATGGCTGAGAAATTCCGTGACGAAGGTCGTGACGTACTGTTGTTTGTTGACAACATTTACCGTTACACCCTTGCGGGTACTGAGGTATCAGCACTGCTGGGTCGTATGCCTTCAGCGGTTGGTTACCAGCCTACGCTGGCGGAAGAGATGGGTGTTCTTCAGGAACGTATCACCTCAACCAAAGTAGGTTCTATCACATCTATCCAAGCGGTATACGTACCTGCGGATGATATGACTGACCCGAGCCCAGCGACTACCTTCTCACACCTAGATGCTACCGTATCTTTGAGCCGTGATATCGCTTCTAAGGGTATTTACCCTGCGATCGATCCACTGGCGTCTACCTCTCGTCAGTTAGACCCACTGGTTATCGGTCAAGAGCACTACGATGTTGCCCGTGGCGTTCAGTCTATCCTTCAGCGTTACAAAGAGCTGAAAGATATCATCGCCATCCTAGGTATGGACGAACTTTCTGAAGAAGACAAGCAGGCGGTTAACCGCGCTCGTAAGATTGAGAAGTTCATGTCACAGGCGTTCCACGTTGCCGAAGTATTCACCGGTTCTCCTGGTAAGTACGTCGCATTGAAAGATACCATCGCAGGCTTTAAAGCGATTCTTGCAGGTGATTACGATCACTTACCAGAGCAGGCTTTCTACATGGTTGGAACTATCGAAGAAGCAGCAGAAAAGGCCAAGACTTTTTAA